A genomic segment from Cyprinus carpio isolate SPL01 chromosome A22, ASM1834038v1, whole genome shotgun sequence encodes:
- the LOC109073243 gene encoding olfactory receptor class A-like protein 4, whose amino-acid sequence MAAQAKPSQRMGSSPLYIAVYIFLVMLGNVGNSTVIAVVGQSLLRETGAVRNSDVILVNMAFSNLMVSLARNSLLVISDMGMEVFLNKNWCRFMMGVWVWLRSANVWSTFFLSVFHFQTLRRVAPPITNVHGHPGPPRSLIFGLCLIWSLNLIYSIPAFVFSKNGDENSTETLMLVSSTTRPLLGCIWDFPSVYSGLAFATSSMLIHECLPICLMSVTNLGSLLTLYAHGQTRRAANKSQDAPVITRIPAERRAAKVILALNILFILSWGASVISVNYFNYNRKSSSSSTEFLLIVARIANITFIALSPVVLAVGHRKLRAFLKSVLSRVI is encoded by the exons ATGGCCGCTCAAGCGAAGCCCTCTCAGCGCATGGGGTCGTCTCCGCTCTACATCGCCGTGTACATCTTTCTGGTGATGCTGGGGAACGTGGGTAACAGCACGGTCATCGCAGTGGTCGGGCAAAGCCTTCTGAGGGAGACTGGAGCCGTCCGAAACTCTGACGTGATTCTGGTCAACATGGCTTTCTCCAACCTGATGGTGTCGTTGGCAAGAAACTCTCTTCTGGTGATCTCCGACATGGGAATGGAG GTTTTCCTCAATAAAAACTGGTGTCGCTTCATGATGGGTGTCTGGGTTTGGCTGCGCTCTGCAAACGTTTGGTCGACGTTCTTTCTAAGCGTCTTTCATTTTCAAACGTTGCGTCGGGTCGCCCCGCCCATCACGAACGTGCACGGCCACCCCGGACCCCCCAGATCCCTCATATTCGGGTTGTGCCTCATCTGGAGTCTCAATCTGATCTACTCCATCCCAGCGTTTGTGTTCTCCAAAAACGGAGACGAGAACTCCACCGAG ACGCTGATGTTGGTGAGCAGCACCACTCGCCCGTTGCTTGGCTGCATCTGGGACTTTCCGTCAGTCTACAGCGGCCTGGCCTTCGCCACCTCCTCCATGCTGATCCACGAATGCCTTCCCATCTGCCTGATGAGTGTCACCAACCTGGGCTCGCTGCTGACGCTCTACGCTCACGGACAAACACGAAGAGCCGCCAACAAGAGTCAGGACGCGCCAGTCATCACCCGGATCCCTGCGGAGCGACGGGCGGCTAAG GTGATTCTGGCTCTGAATATCCTCTTTATTTTGTCTTGGGGCGCCAGTGTCATCTCTGTCAACTACTTCAACTACAACCGCAAATCTTCCAGCTCTTCCACGGAGTTCCTGCTCATCGTCGCTCGCATCGCTAACATCACCTTCATCGCGCTGTCGCCCGTCGTCCTCGCCGTGGGACACAGGAAGCTCAGAGCGTTTCTGAAGTCAGTTCTGTCGCGTGTAATCTGA
- the LOC109073244 gene encoding E3 ubiquitin-protein ligase dbl4-like, with translation MQDNQSSGQYDVNDATLRFVRRKDDITLDDDPDILRAEMSCGHAVSPQSLTAWCRSLLDQGQYKFYCPAITHGTEKCSAEWPYLEVRKLAVLSDSEQAHFEENMALLAATEYCEFKSCPSCESYVEREDLSNLCVKCTICTAVKQKRFQFCWQCLREWKGPAAHSLRCSNEDCVHPDVDKLAKCTNMRLSYVNNVECPAIRACPTCGLLLEHNGFACKNLLCKRCKVEFCFLCLQLKRVCNPISGPYTVCSVAPRQTEIPVWKR, from the exons ATGCAAGACAACCAAAGCAGCGGACAGTACGACGTGAATGATGCGACGCTGAGATTTGTCAGACGGAAAGATGACATAA CTTTAGATGATGACCCCGACATTCTGAGAGCAGAGATGTCTTGTGGCCATGCAGTGTCCCCTCAATCGCTGACCGCCTGGTGTCGCAGTCTGCTGGACCAGG gtcagTATAAATTCTACTGTCCAGCTATCACACATGGGACAGAGAAATGCAGCGCAGAGTGGCCGTACCTGGAGGTGAGGAAGCTGGCAGTGCTTAGTGATTCAGAGCAGGCTCATTTCGAGGAGAATATGGCTCTTCTGGCAGCAACTGAGTACTGCGAGTTTAAATCA TGTCCAAGCTGTGAGTCCTACGTGGAGCGAGAAGACCTGAGCAACCTGTGTGTGAAATGCACCATCTGCACCGCTGTGAAACAGAAGCGCTTCCAGTTCTGCTGGCAGTGTCTGAGGGAATGGAAAGGACCAGCGGCTCACTCTCTACGCTGCAGTAATGAAGACTGTGTCCACCCAGATGTTGACAAGCTAGCAAAATGTACAAATATGAGGCTGTCTTATGTGAACAATGTGGAGTGTCCTGCCATCCGAGCCTGCCCCACCTGCGGACTGCTTTTAGAACACAACGGCTTCGCTTGTAAAAACCTTTTGTGTAAGCGCTGCAAGGTGGAGTTTTGCTTCCTCTGCCTACAGCTGAAGCGTGTTTGCAATCCGATCAGTGGACCTTATACTGTCTGCTCAGTGGCACCACGGCAGACTGAAATACCAGTTTGGAAGAGATAA